In a single window of the Methylococcus sp. Mc7 genome:
- a CDS encoding DUF6079 family protein, translating into MRYGDLIQFEPIESVIQLLDANRPDEAKKLVATYVISDDMAERITRQMIPQLSFDESVDHKGVLVVGNYGTGKSHLMSVLSLIAEDAAYVPMLRHPKVADAAGSIAGKFKVHRIEISSQMSLRDIITQELEIFLENQGVSYSFPPADKVVNNKAAFEEMMAAFDEVHANHGVLLVVDEFLEYLRSRKDHDLVLDLSFLREIGEVTKHLRFRFVAGVQEAIFDSSRFQHVADSLRRVNERFTQVLLARQDVSFVVAERLLKKSADQQHKIRTYLTPFAKFYSNMNERMDEYVRLFPVHPDYIGTFERLIFTEKRGALVTLRDQIQALLGDDVPTDRPGLIGFDKFWETVTSNSVLRSDPNIGPVLKVAEVLGERVQKAFTRPPYKAMAMRVIKGLSVHRLTTGGDIYVPVGPTAEELRDTLCLYQPGIEDMGGEPSDDLLTAVQTTLREIVKTVNGQFISKAPDTEQYYLDLKKDVDYDAQIEKRAEALSDDALDRAYYSALMQLMECTDEHAYVTGYKIWQHQVEWQERRVERNGYLFLGAPNDRPTAQPERDFYIYFIQPFEPPRFRDDNKTDEVFFRLKGLDDAIKRHLAFYAAAQELASTASGAAKAVYLDKAKRALSDMSKWLQDKQMTAFEVTYQGKTKTLQEWAKGVSMRDKLRLGPDERANFRDIVNVTSGLALGTHFADLAPEYPTFSVLVTESNRKQLITNALKALAGGTRTKDAIAILDALEMLDGDRIEPTRSRYAQEVLNRLKAKGHGQVLNRSELISGATDVEYFAPVRFRLEPDLLVAVLGSLVYSGDIVLAITGDKIDSGKMTLLVERAMDELRQFKHVEAPKEINVAVLRSLFELLGLPSGLAQMATQGKEEPVKELLDAVAKQVQRVLTVGTDMQNRLSFWGQSLLREEELRDCSSHPWDSPSGPASGGPSSLPANLWRTRLEPLKGFLEGLSPYNTVGKLKNLRITQDDIDAQKKNLEVLSSVEKLRDLVAELGTTAAYLSQAEMVLATDHAWVQQAQATRKDILDKLAEDRSAQHAAEYRQRLATLKKDYITAYVAQHSKARLGVAEDKTKSALRKDPRITTLRALAGISLMPTGQLTAYEDKLDKLKSCASLVESELASSPVCPHCSFRPANEQGDLLPAANVLRLLSDELDRLVQGWQQTLLDNLDDPIIQANFELLKATQRDLIKGFLASKSLPDPVTPEFVAAVQEALSGLEKIVVTGDDIKKALLTGGSPATPEDLRKRFESFMNERCKGKDATKLRFVVE; encoded by the coding sequence ATGCGCTACGGGGATCTCATTCAGTTCGAGCCGATCGAGTCGGTCATTCAGCTGCTCGACGCCAACCGGCCCGACGAGGCAAAGAAGCTCGTCGCCACCTACGTCATTTCCGACGACATGGCCGAGCGGATCACAAGGCAGATGATCCCGCAGCTCTCGTTCGACGAATCGGTCGATCACAAAGGTGTGCTCGTGGTCGGCAACTACGGCACCGGTAAGTCGCACTTGATGTCCGTGCTGTCGCTGATCGCCGAGGACGCCGCCTACGTCCCCATGCTCCGCCATCCCAAGGTCGCGGATGCCGCAGGTTCGATCGCCGGCAAGTTCAAGGTGCACCGTATCGAGATCTCCAGCCAGATGTCCCTGCGCGACATCATCACGCAGGAGCTCGAGATCTTCCTGGAGAACCAGGGCGTCAGCTACTCGTTCCCGCCGGCCGACAAGGTGGTCAACAACAAGGCCGCCTTCGAGGAGATGATGGCCGCGTTCGACGAGGTTCACGCCAACCACGGCGTCCTCCTCGTCGTCGACGAGTTTCTCGAATACCTGCGCTCCCGCAAGGACCATGATCTGGTGCTGGATCTGTCCTTCCTGCGCGAGATCGGCGAGGTCACCAAGCATCTGCGTTTCCGCTTCGTGGCCGGCGTGCAGGAGGCCATCTTCGATAGCAGCCGCTTCCAGCACGTCGCCGACAGCCTGCGCCGCGTGAACGAGCGCTTCACCCAGGTCTTGCTGGCCCGCCAGGACGTGAGCTTTGTCGTGGCGGAGCGCCTGCTCAAGAAGTCGGCCGACCAGCAGCACAAGATCCGCACCTACCTCACGCCCTTCGCCAAGTTCTACAGCAACATGAACGAGCGGATGGATGAGTACGTCCGCCTGTTCCCCGTCCACCCGGACTACATCGGCACCTTCGAGCGACTGATCTTCACCGAAAAGCGCGGCGCGCTGGTCACCTTGCGCGACCAGATCCAGGCACTCCTGGGCGACGATGTACCAACCGATCGCCCCGGCCTGATCGGCTTCGACAAGTTCTGGGAGACGGTCACCTCCAACTCGGTGCTCCGCTCGGACCCGAACATCGGCCCGGTGCTGAAGGTGGCCGAGGTGCTTGGCGAGCGCGTGCAAAAGGCCTTCACCCGGCCGCCCTACAAGGCGATGGCCATGCGGGTAATCAAGGGGCTGTCCGTACACCGCCTGACCACCGGTGGCGACATCTACGTGCCGGTTGGCCCAACGGCCGAGGAACTGCGCGACACGCTTTGCCTGTACCAACCCGGCATCGAGGACATGGGCGGTGAGCCCTCCGACGACCTGCTGACCGCCGTGCAGACGACCCTGCGTGAGATCGTCAAGACGGTCAACGGCCAGTTCATCTCCAAGGCGCCGGACACCGAGCAGTACTACCTCGATCTCAAGAAGGACGTCGACTACGACGCCCAAATCGAGAAGCGCGCCGAGGCGCTGTCCGACGACGCCCTGGATCGCGCCTACTACAGCGCGCTCATGCAGCTCATGGAATGCACCGATGAGCATGCCTACGTCACCGGCTACAAGATCTGGCAGCACCAGGTCGAGTGGCAGGAGCGCCGCGTGGAGCGCAACGGCTACCTCTTCCTCGGGGCGCCCAACGATCGGCCGACCGCCCAGCCCGAGCGCGACTTCTACATCTACTTCATCCAGCCGTTCGAGCCGCCCCGTTTCCGCGACGACAACAAGACGGACGAGGTGTTCTTCCGGTTGAAGGGGCTGGACGACGCCATCAAGCGCCATCTCGCGTTCTACGCCGCTGCCCAGGAGCTTGCTTCCACGGCCAGCGGCGCGGCCAAGGCCGTCTACCTGGACAAGGCCAAGCGCGCCTTAAGCGACATGAGTAAGTGGCTGCAGGACAAGCAGATGACCGCCTTCGAGGTCACCTACCAGGGCAAGACCAAGACCCTGCAGGAATGGGCCAAGGGCGTGTCGATGCGCGACAAGCTGCGGCTTGGGCCGGACGAGCGCGCCAACTTCCGCGACATCGTCAACGTCACCTCAGGTTTGGCCCTCGGTACACACTTCGCGGATCTGGCGCCGGAATATCCGACCTTCTCGGTCCTGGTCACCGAGTCCAACCGCAAGCAGCTCATCACCAACGCCCTGAAGGCGCTGGCGGGGGGAACGCGCACCAAGGACGCCATCGCCATCCTGGATGCGCTGGAGATGCTGGACGGCGACCGCATCGAGCCGACGCGCTCCAGGTACGCCCAGGAAGTGCTCAACCGGCTCAAGGCCAAAGGCCACGGGCAGGTGCTCAATCGCAGCGAGCTCATCAGCGGTGCCACTGACGTCGAATACTTCGCGCCCGTGCGCTTCCGCCTGGAACCCGACCTGCTCGTGGCGGTGCTGGGCAGCCTGGTCTACTCGGGCGACATCGTGCTGGCCATCACCGGCGACAAGATCGACTCCGGCAAGATGACCCTGCTGGTCGAACGCGCCATGGACGAGCTCAGGCAGTTCAAGCACGTCGAGGCGCCCAAGGAAATCAATGTCGCCGTCCTGCGCTCGCTGTTCGAGTTGCTGGGCCTGCCGTCTGGCCTTGCCCAGATGGCGACGCAAGGCAAGGAAGAGCCGGTCAAGGAACTGCTGGATGCCGTGGCCAAGCAGGTGCAGCGCGTGCTCACGGTCGGCACCGACATGCAGAACCGCCTCAGCTTCTGGGGCCAATCCCTGCTGCGCGAAGAAGAGCTGCGCGATTGCTCATCCCATCCTTGGGATTCGCCCTCCGGGCCCGCCTCCGGCGGTCCAAGTTCGCTCCCGGCGAACTTGTGGCGCACGCGGCTGGAACCGCTCAAGGGCTTCCTGGAAGGGCTGTCACCCTACAACACCGTCGGCAAGCTCAAGAATCTGCGTATCACCCAGGACGACATCGATGCCCAGAAGAAGAACCTCGAGGTCCTGTCCTCCGTGGAGAAGTTACGCGACCTGGTGGCCGAGCTGGGTACCACGGCGGCGTACCTGTCGCAGGCCGAGATGGTGCTCGCCACCGACCATGCCTGGGTGCAGCAGGCACAAGCTACCCGCAAAGACATCCTCGACAAACTCGCCGAGGACCGCAGTGCGCAGCATGCCGCCGAGTATCGCCAGCGCCTGGCCACGCTGAAGAAGGACTACATCACCGCCTACGTGGCGCAACACAGCAAGGCCCGGCTCGGCGTGGCGGAAGACAAGACTAAGTCCGCCCTGCGCAAGGACCCGCGCATCACCACGCTGCGCGCCCTGGCCGGCATCTCCCTCATGCCCACCGGCCAGCTCACCGCCTACGAAGACAAGCTGGACAAGCTCAAGAGCTGCGCGTCCCTGGTCGAGTCCGAGCTGGCCTCAAGCCCCGTTTGCCCGCACTGTAGCTTCCGCCCCGCCAACGAGCAGGGCGACCTGCTGCCGGCGGCCAACGTCCTTCGGCTACTTTCCGACGAGCTCGACCGCTTGGTCCAAGGTTGGCAACAGACGCTCCTCGACAACCTGGACGACCCAATCATTCAGGCCAACTTCGAGCTGCTCAAGGCCACGCAGCGCGACCTGATCAAGGGCTTCCTTGCATCGAAGTCCTTGCCTGATCCGGTCACGCCCGAGTTCGTCGCGGCCGTGCAAGAGGCGCTATCTGGCCTCGAAAAGATCGTAGTCACGGGCGACGACATCAAGAAGGCGCTGCTCACCGGCGGATCGCCCGCTACACCCGAGGATCTACGCAAGCGCTTCGAGTCGTTCATGAATGAGCGCTGCAAGGGCAAGGATGCGACCAAACTGCGGTTCGTCGTGGAGTGA
- the brxF gene encoding BREX-3 system P-loop-containing protein BrxF, which yields MLSRLDTLIDEIGALQSKLILLIGRAGGGKTALLAALANRRGAKVMNVGAALGKRLAALPQRQRALQAFVAMRELADEHASGDLLLLDNIELLFDQSLKLDPLDLLKRHAHARRVVAVWPGELRDGRLIYAEMGHPEYQDYGLDGLVPFEIDKFAGSELGRVEPGAKREPQGRGEQTIG from the coding sequence ATGCTGTCGCGGCTTGATACCCTCATTGATGAAATTGGTGCACTACAAAGCAAGCTGATTCTGCTTATTGGACGTGCTGGGGGTGGCAAGACCGCACTCCTGGCCGCGCTGGCCAATCGGCGCGGTGCGAAGGTAATGAATGTCGGAGCCGCGCTGGGAAAGCGCCTCGCGGCGCTGCCGCAGCGGCAGCGGGCGCTCCAGGCCTTTGTGGCCATGCGGGAGCTGGCCGATGAGCACGCGAGCGGCGATCTGCTTCTGCTCGACAACATCGAGCTGCTGTTCGATCAGTCGCTCAAGCTCGATCCGCTGGATCTGCTCAAGCGCCACGCCCATGCCCGGCGTGTCGTGGCGGTGTGGCCAGGAGAGCTACGTGATGGCCGCCTGATCTATGCGGAAATGGGGCATCCGGAATATCAGGACTACGGCCTCGATGGTCTGGTCCCGTTCGAAATTGACAAGTTCGCCGGGAGCGAACTTGGACGGGTGGAGCCCGGCGCGAAGCGCGAGCCCCAGGGAAGGGGCGAGCAAACGATTGGGTAA
- a CDS encoding 16S rRNA (uracil(1498)-N(3))-methyltransferase: MRISRLYLPVPLASGADVVLDEERAHYLRTVLRLKRGFELTVFNGEGGEFAARIGACHREEVSLTVGEYRPVDRESRLDVRLGLGISRGERMDLAIQKAVELGVGAITPLFTERCVVQLDGERKAQRLEHWRRVVWAACEQSGRNRVPEVLEPLSLDAWLPAAMGLRIFLDPHAPRGLRELEPPRGTVTLLSGPEGGFSDAERDVAAGAAFTPVRLGPRVLRTETAALAALTAIQTLWGDLAA; this comes from the coding sequence ATGCGCATTTCCCGTCTGTATCTCCCGGTGCCGCTGGCATCGGGTGCCGATGTCGTGCTGGATGAGGAGCGCGCCCATTACCTCCGCACGGTCCTGCGGCTCAAGCGAGGCTTCGAACTCACGGTGTTCAACGGCGAAGGCGGCGAGTTCGCCGCGCGGATCGGCGCCTGCCACCGGGAAGAGGTGAGCCTGACGGTCGGCGAGTACCGGCCGGTCGACCGGGAATCCCGGCTCGATGTCCGCCTGGGACTGGGCATCTCGCGGGGCGAGCGCATGGACTTGGCCATCCAGAAGGCGGTGGAACTGGGCGTCGGCGCGATCACCCCGTTGTTCACCGAACGCTGTGTGGTCCAGCTCGATGGCGAACGCAAGGCGCAGCGGCTGGAGCACTGGCGCCGGGTGGTCTGGGCAGCATGCGAGCAGAGCGGGCGCAACCGGGTGCCGGAGGTGCTGGAGCCGCTATCCCTGGACGCCTGGCTGCCGGCGGCCATGGGCCTCAGGATCTTTCTCGACCCCCATGCCCCCCGTGGACTGCGGGAGCTGGAACCGCCCAGAGGGACGGTGACCCTGCTGTCGGGACCGGAAGGCGGCTTCAGCGACGCCGAGCGCGATGTGGCGGCGGGCGCGGCGTTCACCCCCGTCCGGCTCGGCCCGCGCGTGCTGCGCACCGAAACCGCCGCCCTGGCCGCGCTGACGGCGATCCAGACCTTGTGGGGCGATTTGGCCGCCTAG
- a CDS encoding adenosylmethionine--8-amino-7-oxononanoate transaminase produces the protein MTSANREWMDRDLAVLWHPCSQMKDHESLPLIPIRRGEGVWLQDFDGRRYLDAISSWWVNLFGHCNPAINAALADQLGRLEQVIFAGFSHEPGIRLAERLAAITPPGLERCFYADNGSAAVEVALKMSFHYWRNLGRHGKTRFVTLENSYHGETLGALAVGDVPLYKETYRPLLMEALVAPSPDAYGREAGETEAGYAERRFRDMLAILERGADEICAVIVEPLVQCAGGMRMYDPLYLRLLREACDRFEIHLIADEIAVGFGRTGSLFACEQAGISPDFLCLSKGLTGGYLPLAAVMSRPEIYAAFYDDYGTLKAFLHSHSYTGNPLACRAALATLDLFDQADVLGQNRELARCMADATERFQEHPHVAEVRQRGMILAIEMVKDKATREPYPWQERRGLRVYRHGLARGVLLRPLGNVIYFMPPYVITPDQIRHMAEVAWEGLLLATED, from the coding sequence ATGACATCCGCCAACCGCGAATGGATGGATCGCGATCTCGCGGTGCTCTGGCATCCGTGCAGCCAGATGAAGGACCACGAGTCGCTGCCGCTGATCCCGATCCGCCGCGGCGAGGGTGTGTGGCTGCAGGATTTCGACGGCAGGCGTTATCTGGACGCGATCAGTTCCTGGTGGGTCAACCTGTTCGGCCACTGTAACCCGGCGATCAACGCAGCCCTGGCCGATCAGCTCGGGCGGCTGGAGCAGGTCATCTTCGCCGGCTTCAGTCACGAGCCGGGCATCCGGCTGGCGGAGCGGCTGGCGGCAATCACCCCGCCGGGGCTGGAGCGCTGCTTCTACGCCGACAACGGCTCGGCGGCGGTCGAGGTGGCGCTGAAGATGAGCTTCCATTATTGGCGCAACCTGGGCCGCCACGGCAAGACCCGTTTCGTCACCCTGGAAAACAGCTATCACGGCGAGACGCTGGGCGCCCTGGCGGTGGGCGACGTCCCGCTGTACAAGGAGACCTACCGGCCCCTGCTGATGGAAGCCTTGGTTGCGCCCAGCCCCGACGCCTACGGACGTGAGGCGGGCGAAACCGAAGCCGGCTACGCCGAGCGGCGGTTCCGCGACATGCTGGCGATTCTGGAGCGGGGCGCCGATGAAATCTGCGCCGTGATCGTCGAACCACTGGTGCAGTGCGCCGGCGGCATGCGCATGTACGACCCGCTCTACCTCCGTTTGCTGCGCGAGGCCTGCGACCGGTTCGAAATCCACCTCATCGCCGACGAGATCGCGGTCGGCTTCGGCCGCACCGGCAGCTTGTTCGCCTGCGAACAGGCCGGGATCAGCCCGGACTTCCTGTGCCTGTCCAAGGGCCTGACCGGAGGCTATCTGCCGCTGGCGGCGGTCATGAGCCGGCCGGAAATCTACGCGGCCTTCTACGACGATTATGGGACGCTGAAGGCCTTCCTGCATTCCCACAGCTACACCGGCAACCCGCTGGCCTGCCGGGCGGCTTTGGCGACGCTGGATCTGTTCGATCAGGCCGACGTGCTGGGGCAAAACCGCGAACTGGCGCGATGCATGGCGGATGCCACGGAGCGTTTCCAGGAGCATCCCCATGTCGCCGAAGTCCGCCAGCGCGGCATGATCCTGGCGATCGAGATGGTGAAGGACAAGGCGACCCGCGAACCCTATCCCTGGCAGGAGCGGCGTGGGCTGCGGGTCTACCGCCATGGGCTGGCGCGGGGCGTGCTGCTGCGCCCCTTGGGCAATGTGATCTACTTCATGCCGCCTTACGTCATCACCCCCGATCAGATTCGCCACATGGCGGAGGTGGCCTGGGAAGGATTGCTGCTGGCGACGGAGGACTGA